A section of the Larus michahellis chromosome 1, bLarMic1.1, whole genome shotgun sequence genome encodes:
- the ZAR1L gene encoding protein ZAR1-like, translated as MMVMEGFVYSPFGTYQSFRGGLSRGRDPGVKQPSWKQSKGGGISPFLSGPLSPLPSDYLDSYRRAQLQALLSQMNPGLMPRLRRADTKEAGVQVNLRAEAAVQCSLGPRTLSLGRPLSPAALRAHGHPALYSPVPAHRRLLTLPEVAAPREKEEVSETVPQEQKTEDGGGEQQDSRAETALPSEATVETPGEGAAAAPRRRAAFQFLEQKYGYFHCKDCKTRWESAYVWCISGSNKVYFKQLCRKCQKGFNPYRVEAIQCQTCSKTRCSCPQKKRHIDLKRPHRQELCGRCKGKRLSCDNTYSFKYIV; from the exons ATGATGGTCATGGAGGGCTTTGTCTATTCCCCCTTTGGCACCTACCAGAGCTTCAGGGGCGGCCTCAGCCGCGGCCGGGACCCGGGGGTGAAGCAGCCCAGCTGGAAGCAGAGCAAGGGTGGCGGCATCAGCCCCTTCCTCAGCGGCCCCCTCAGCCCGCTGCCCTCCGACTACCTGGACAGCTACCGGCGGGCCCAGCTGCAGGCCCTGCTCTCCCAGATGAACCCCGGCCTGATGCCGCGGCTGCGCCGGGCCGACACTAAGGAGGCGGGGGTGCAGGTGAACCTGCGGGCCGAGGCGGCCGTGCAGTGCTCGCTGGGGCCGCGCACCCTGTCCCTCGGCcgccccctcagccccgccgccctccgcgcCCACGGACACCCCGCCCTCTACTCCCCCGTGCCGGCCCACCGCCGCCTCCTCACCCTGCCCGAGGTCGCGGCACCCCGGGAGAAAGAGGAGGTGTCTGAAACGGTCCCCCAGGAGCAGAAGACGGAGGATGGTGGCGGAGAGCAGCAGGACAGCCGGGCGGAGACTGCCCTGCCGAGTGAGGCGACAGTGGAGAcaccgggggagggggcggcggcggcccccagACGGCGGGCTGCCTTCCAG tttcTGGAGCAGAAGTATGGCTATTTCCACTGTAAAGACTGCAAGACCAGATGGGAGAGCGCGTATGTGTGGTGCATTTCTGGAAGCAACAAG GTGTACTTCAAGCAGCTCTGTCGCAAATGCCAAAAGGGCTTCAATCCCTATCGAGTGGAAGCAATCCAGTGCCAG ACCTGTTCAAAGACTCGTTGTTCCTGCCCTCAGAAGAAAAGACACATTGATCTCAAGAGACCTCATCGCCAAGAACTCTGTGGCCGCTGCAAAGGCAAGAGGCTGTCCTGTGATAACACCTACAGCTTCAAATACATTGTCTGA